From Coffea arabica cultivar ET-39 chromosome 2e, Coffea Arabica ET-39 HiFi, whole genome shotgun sequence, the proteins below share one genomic window:
- the LOC113728719 gene encoding uncharacterized protein → MAGGISFTASTDWFYRSFFAYTGLKSVTTDFGDGTIMHCWVPKTVKPSKPNLLLLHGFGANAMWQYREHLRHLVPRFNIYVPDLLFFGESSTKSPERTEAFQAQCVMKLMEVHGVQKMNLVGISYGGFVGYSMAVQFPEAIEKLVLCCTGVCSEEKDMEEGLFPVPDLDEAANVLVPQTPDKLRELMNLSFAKPVKRVPSCFLTDFIDVMCTDHVKEKREFMKNILKDRRLSKIPRITQPTLIIWGEQDQIFPVELGHRMKRHIGENARIEVIKHAGHGVNLEKPKEFNKHLKTFLVDSSDSAPSSSSSSSHSLINYYKHRRFWSS, encoded by the exons ATGGCAGGAGGCATTAGCTTCACAGCATCGACAGATTGGTTTTATAGGTCCTTTTTCGCCTACACTGGCCTCAAATCTGTCACGACAGATTTTGGGGATGGGACCATCATGCATTGTTGGGTGCCAAAAACGGTCAAACCATCGAAACCTAATCTTCTGCTGCTGCATGGCTTTGGAGCCAATGCAATGTGGCAATACCGGGAGCATCTCCGCCACCTCGTGCCAAGGTTCAACATCTACGTCCCTGATCTCCTCTTTTTTGGCGAATCCTCGACCAAGAGTCCCGAGAGAACGGAGGCATTCCAGGCACAATGCGTCATGAAACTGATGGAGGTGCACGGGGTACAAAAGATGAACTTGGTGGGCATAAGTTATGGTGGGTTTGTAGGGTACAGCATGGCGGTGCAGTTTCCCGAGGCAATAGAGAAATTGGTGCTATGTTGCACTGGTGTTTGCTCGGAGGAGAAGGATATGGAGGAGGGTCTGTTCCCGGTTCCGGATTTAGACGAGGCTGCTAACGTTTTGGTGCCCCAGACCCCGGATAAACTTAGGGAACTGATGAATCTTTCATTCGCCAAGCCTGTCAAAAGAGTCCCCTCGTGCTTCCTTACAGATTTTATTGAC GTAATGTGCACAGACCACGTAAAAGAGAAGAGGGAATTCATGAAAAATATACTCAAAGATCGACGGCTCTCAAAGATTCCCAGAATCACACAG CCCACATTGATCATATGGGGGGAGCAGGATCAAATCTTCCCCGTGGAATTGGGTCACAGAATGAAAAG GCATATTGGGGAAAATGCTCGAATTGAGGTGATTAAACATGCAGGACATGGCGTCAACTTGGAGAAGCCTAAGGAATTTAACAAACATCTCAAAACATTTCTTGTTGATTCTTCTGATTCCGCCCCctcctcttcttcctcctcctcccatTCCTTGATTAATTACTACAAGCATCGACGCTTTTGGAGCAGCTAA
- the LOC140036812 gene encoding uncharacterized protein, with protein sequence MAGGISFTASADWLHRYFFAYAGLKSVTTDFGDGTVMHCWVPKTAEPSKPNLLLLHGFGANAMWQYREHLRHLVPRFNTYVPDLLFFGESSTKSPERTEEFQAQCVMKLMELHGVQKMNLVGISYGGFVGYSMAVQFPEAIEKLVLCSTGVCSEEKDMEKGLFPIPDLDEAAEVLVPQTPDKLQELFNLTFVKPVKRVPSCFLTDFIDVMCTDHVKEKREFMKNILKDRRLSKIPRITQPTLIIWGEQDQIFPVELGHRMKRHIGENARIEVIKHAGHGVNLEKPKEFNKHLKTFLVDSSDSAPSSSSSSSHSLINYYKHRRFWSS encoded by the exons ATGGCAGGAGGCATTAGCTTCACAGCATCAGCAGATTGGCTTCATAGGTACTTTTTCGCCTACGCTGGCCTCAAATCTGTCACAACAGATTTTGGGGATGGTACCGTCATGCATTGTTGGGTGCCAAAAACGGCCGAACCATCGAAACCTAATCTTCTGCTGCTGCATGGCTTTGGAGCCAATGCAATGTGGCAATACCGGGAGCATCTCCGCCACCTCGTGCCAAGGTTCAACACCTACGTCCCTGATCTCCTCTTTTTTGGCGAATCCTCGACCAAGAGTCCCGAGAGAACGGAGGAATTCCAGGCACAATGTGTCATGAAATTGATGGAGCTGCACGGGGTACAAAAGATGAACTTGGTGGGCATAAGTTATGGTGGGTTTGTAGGGTACAGCATGGCGGTACAGTTTCCCGAGGCAATAGAGAAATTGGTTCTATGTTCCACCGGTGTTTGCTCGGAGGAGAAGGATATGGAGAAGGGTCTGTTCCCGATTCCGGATTTAGACGAGGCTGCTGAAGTTTTGGTGCCCCAGACCCCGGATAAACTTCAGGAACTGTTCAATCTTACATTCGTCAAGCCTGTCAAAAGAGTCCCCTCGTGCTTCCTTACAGATTTTATTGAT GTAATGTGCACAGACCACGTAAAAGAGAAGAGGGAATTCATGAAAAATATACTCAAAGATCGACGGCTCTCAAAGATTCCCAGAATCACACAG CCCACATTGATCATATGGGGGGAGCAGGATCAAATCTTCCCCGTGGAATTGGGTCACAGAATGAAAAG GCATATTGGGGAAAATGCTCGAATTGAGGTGATTAAACATGCAGGACATGGCGTCAACTTGGAGAAGCCTAAGGAATTTAACAAACATCTCAAAACATTTCTTGTTGATTCTTCTGATTCCGCCCCctcctcttcttcctcctcctcccatTCCTTGATTAATTACTACAAGCATCGACGCTTTTGGAGCAGCTAA